From one Musa acuminata AAA Group cultivar baxijiao chromosome BXJ2-6, Cavendish_Baxijiao_AAA, whole genome shotgun sequence genomic stretch:
- the LOC103987766 gene encoding DNA replication licensing factor MCM6, whose product MDAFGGFFVDEKAIRVENIFLEFLKRFKHDPNAVEPFYEAEIEAMRHKESTTMYVDFSHVMRFNDVLQKAISEEYLRFEPYLRNACMRFVMEQKSSENRQPIIADDNPNRDINVAFYNIPLLKRLRDLTTSEIGKLTSVMGVVTRTSEVRPELLQGTFKCLECGGVIKNVEQQYKYTEPIICMNATCANRNKWALLRQESKFTDWQRVRMQETSKEIPAGSLPRSLDVILRHEIVEKARAGDTVIFTGTLVAVPDIMALTSPGERAECRREAPQRQNVSGGHGGVSGLKALGVRDLSYRLAFIANSVQIADGRGDGDMRDRKIDVDDSDKQEFTQEEEDEVMRMRNTPDFFNKLVDSICPTVFGHQEIKRAVLLMLLGGVHKLTHEGINLRGDINVCIVGDPSCAKSQFLKYTSNLVPRSVYTSGKSSSAAGLTATVAKEPETGEFCIEAGALMLADNGICCIDEFDKMDIRDQVAIHEAMEQQTISITKAGIQATLNARTSILAAANPTGGRYDKSKPLKYNVALPPAILSRFDLVYIMIDEPDENTDYHIAHHIVRVHQKREDALAPAFTTAELKRYIAYAKSLKPQLSSEAKNVLVESYVALRRGDSTPGTRVAYRMTVRQLEALIRLSEAIARSHLENVVLPAHVRMAVRLLKTSIISVESSEIDLSDFQDHEDGVAVNVPDQDAAELASDGIDPATENGGNEQGSESHQKKKLVITEEHFQRVTQALVMRLRQHEEAVAQDGSGLAGMKQGDLIIWYVEQQNAVGAYSNTDEVREEVKCIKAIIERLIQREGHLIVIDDGTSSAASDGQARRSSENRILAVAPNYIVE is encoded by the exons ATGGATGCCTTCGGGGGGTTCTTCGTCGATGAGAAGGCGATCCGCGTGGAGAACATCTTCTTGGAATTCCTTAAGAG ATTCAAGCATGATCCAAACGCGGTGGAGCCGTTCTATGAGGCGGAGATCGAGGCCATGCGGCACAAGGAATCCACCACCATGTACGTGGATTTCTCCCATGTCATGCGCTTCAACGACGTCCTCCAGAAGGCCATTTCAGAGGAGTACCTCAG ATTCGAGCCCTATCTGCGGAATGCTTGCATGAGATTCGTAATGGAGCAGAAATCGAGCGAGAACAGACAACCTATCATCGCAGATGACAACCCTAACCGCGACATAAATGTCGCCTTCTACAACATTCCATTGTTAAAAAG GTTGAGGGACCTGACGACATCAGAGATTGGGAAGCTGACTTCTGTAATGGGGGTCGTTACCCGGACAAGTGAGGTCCGGCCAGAGCTCCTGCAGGGGACCTTTAAGTGCCTTGAGTGTGGCGGAGTCATTAAGAATGTGGAACAGCAATACAAGTATACCGAG CCTATAATATGCATGAATGCTACATGTGCAAACCGAAATAAGTGGGCATTGCTTCGGCAAGAGAGCAAGTTCACAGATTGGCAACGGGTAAGGATGCAGGAGACATCTAAAGAAATACCTGCTGGTTCTCTTCCTCGATCTTTGGATGTTATTCTCCGACATGAGATTGTTGAGAAGGCAAGGGCTGGAGACAC GGTCATCTTCACTGGCACATTGGTTGCGGTGCCAGATATTATGGCACTGACTTCCCCAGGTGAGAGAGCAGAATGCAGGCGTGAAGCTCCTCAGCGTCAAAATGTATCCGGTGGCCATGGAGGAGTCAGCGGTCTCAAGGCTTTGGGAGTAAGGGATCTTTCATATCGCCTCGCTTTCATTGCAAACTCAGTGCAG ATAGCAGATGGTAGAGGGGATGGAGACATGAGAGACAGGAAGATAGATGTTGATGACAGTGATAAACAGGAGTTCACA caagaagaggaagatgaggtgATGAGGATGAGGAATACCCCTGATTTTTTCAATAAATTAGTTGACAGCATATGCCCCACGGTTTTTGGTCATCAAGAAATAAAGCGAGCAGTTTTGCTTATGTTATTGGGTGGTGTGCACAAGTTAACCCATGAAGGAATTAACCTTAGAGGTGATATCAATGTGTGCATAGTAGGAGATCCAAGCTGTGCAAAGTCTCAGTTCCTAAA GTATACTTCTAATCTTGTACCCCGATCTGTTTATACATCAGGAAAATCCTCCTCTGCTGCAGGTTTGACAGCAACAGTGGCTAAAGAGCCAGAAACCGGGGAGTTCTGTATTGAG GCAGGAGCTCTAATGCTTGCAGACAATGGTATATGTTGCATAGatgaatttgataaaatggacATTAGGGACCAG GTTGCTATACACGAAGCAATGGAGCAGCAGACTATAAGTATCACCAAAGCAGGTATACAAGCCACGTTGAATGCAAGAACTTCAATTTTGGCAGCAGCAAATCCTACTGGAGGACGCTATGACAAGTCAAAGCCCCTTAAG TACAATGTGGCCCTTCCTCCTGCTATTCTTTCAAGATTTGATCTGGTGTACATTATGATCGATGAACCAGACGAAAACACAGACTACCATATTGCTCATCACATtgtgagagttcatcagaagaggGAGGATGCACTTGCCCCTGCATTTACAACTGCAGAGTTAAAGCGATACATAGCATATGCTAAGTCTCTGAAACCTCAG CTTAGTTCGGAAGCAAAAAATGTGCTAGTGGAATCATATGTAGCTCTTCGTAGAGGTGATAGTACTCCTGGAACCAGAGTGGCCTACAGAATGACAGTTAGGCAACTTGAGGCATTGATCAGGCTTTCTGAAGCAATTGCTAGGAGTCATTTGGAGAATGTG GTGCTCCCAGCCCATGTTCGCATGGCAGTAAGACTCCTAAAAACATCCATAATCAG TGTTGAATCTAGTGAGATCGATCTTTCTGATTTCCAAGATCATGAAGATGGTGTTGCAGTCAATGTTCCTGATCAAGATGCTGCAGAGTTGGCTTCTGATGGAATTGATCCAGCAACAGAAAATGgag GTAATGAACAAGGATCTGAGAGTCATCAGAAAAAGAAACTTGTTATAACCGAAGAACACTTTCAGAGAGTTACCCAAGCCCTTGTTATGCGTCTGCGGCAACATGAGGAGGCAGTAGCGCAAGATG GAAGTGGTTTGGCTGGAATGAAGCAGGGGGATCTAATTATTTGGTACGTGGAGCAGCAGAATGCCGTAGGTGCTTACAGTAACACCGATGAGGTCCGGGAAGAAGTCAAGTGCATCAAAGCCATTATAGAG AGGTTGATACAGAGGGAAGGCCATCTGATAGTGATAGATGATGGAACGAGCTCAGCAGCGTCGGATGGTCAAGCAAGAAGATCGAGTGAGAACCGAATTCTGGCAGTGGCTCCAAATTATATTGTCGAGTAG
- the LOC103987767 gene encoding glycosyltransferase-like KOBITO 1: MPSLTAPLRPPSGAGASSSSGSSFTSRVILLLTVLPLALASFAFVLQWRGGLNDPASAWPTDTQRFPGMENSPIGSSSSFFSVSSSSSSSDCAEILGRSSSPSFPFYHGWKFDFDSDPRPKICITSSTSAGLEQILPWLFYHKVIGVTTFFLFVEGEAAKPAVSTVLESIPGVKVIYRTSDLEEKQAKSRVWNETWLSGFFYKPCNYELFVKQSLNMEMAIVKARDAGVDWIIHLDTDELIYPAGAREYSLRQLLSDIPSNVDMVIFPNYESSIEHDDIKDPFTEVSMFKKNYDHLPKDTYFGLYKEATRGNPNYFLTYGNGKSAARIQDFLRPNGAHRWHNYMKTPNEIKLEEAAILHYTYAKFSDLTSRRDRCGCKPTKEDVKRCFILDFDRDAFIIASTATEEEMHHWYRDRVVWTDKQINLKLLRKGILTRIYTPMAIIHGLKESGVFSNAVASAKSLSKEKFLSSMEKLQNKSSLVPNSVTAGTQSLRSSNRKIGSHTESQVTGRKVLEISVIQEKAVLPSSPPRLEDLHREFHEYLAN, from the exons ATGCCGAGTCTCACCGCTCCTCTCCGGCCGCCCTCCGGCGCCGGCGCCTCGTCCTCCTCGGGCTCGAGCTTCACGTCGCGGGTCATCCTCCTCCTCACGGTGCTCCCCCTGGCCCTGGCCTCCTTTGCCTTCGTGCTCCAGTGGCGCGGTGGGCTCAACGACCCCGCTTCCGCGTGGCCGACCGACACACAGAGGTTCCCCGGCATGGAGAATAGCCCCATCGGCTCCTCCTCGTCCTTTTTCTCGGtttcttcctcctcgtcttcgtCGGATTGCGCTGAGATCTTGGGTAGGAGTTCCTCCCCTTCCTTCCCTTTCTACCATGGTTGGAAGTTCGATTTCGACTCCGATCCTCGTCCAAAG ATATGTATTACCTCAAGCACTTCAGCTGGCCTCGAGCAGATTCTTCCATGGTTGTTTTACCACAAAGTCATAGGGGTTACGACCTTCTTTCTGTTTGTCGAAGGGGAAGCTGCAAAACCAGCTGTCTCCACTGTCCTTGAATCGATTCCT GGGGTGAAGGTCATCTACAGGACCAGCGACCTTGAAGAGAAACAAGCAAAAAg CCGTGTTTGGAATGAGACTTGGCTGTCAGGCTTCTTCTACAAACCATGTAATTATGAACTGTTTGTGAAACAGTCCCTTAACATGGAGATGGCTATTGTTAAGGCACGG GATGCTGGTGTTGACTGGATAATACATCTAGATACTGATGAATTGATATATCCAGCTGGTGCTCGAGAGTATTCTTTGAGGCAATTGCTGTCAGACATACCTAGCAATGTTGACATGGTCATCTTTCCAAATTAT GAAAGTAGCATTGAACATGATGACATCAAAGATCCTTTTACCGAG GTATCCATGTTTAAGAAGAATTATGACCATCTTCCAAAGGATACATATTTCGGTCTTTACAAGGAAGCAACACGTGGTAATCCAAACTACTTCCTTACTTATGGGAATGGAAAATCAGCTGCAAGAATTCAAGATTTTCTTCGTCCTAATGGTGCACATAGATGGCACAACTACATGAAGACCCCAAA TGAGATCAAATTGGAGGAGGCTGCAATTCTACATTACACCTATGCTAAGTTCTCTGACTTAACCTCAAGACGTGATCGGTGTGGCTGTAAGCCAACAAAGGAGGATGTCAAAAGGTGTTTCATTTTGGACTTTGACAGAGAC GCTTTTATTATTGCATCTACCGCCACTGAGGAAGAAATGCATCATTG GTACCGTGATCGTGTCGTATGGACTGACAAACAGATCAATTTGAAACTTTTGAGGAAGGGCATCTTGACTCGTATATATACACCCATG GCTATTATTCATGGTCTGAAGGAATCCGGTGTCTTCAGTAATGCGGTTGCTTCTGCAAAATCACTCTCCAAGGAGAAATTTTTGTCTTCCATGGAGAAACTTCAAAATAAAAGTTCTCTAGTGCCCAATTCCGTGACTGCTGGAACACAGTCTCTGCGAAGTAGCAACAGGAAAATAGGAAGTCACACTGAATCCCAGGTGACTGGAAGAAAGGTCTTGGAGATTTCCGTCATCCAGGAGAAAGCAGTTCTACCTTCGTCGCCCCCAAGATTGGAAGATCTTCACAGGGAGTTTCATGAATATCTTGCAAATTGA